In the Syntrophus aciditrophicus SB genome, AAAAACAGAATCAAATACCTGATCGGTGGGATGGGCATAACGGCGCTGGTTCTTGCCCTGAATATTCTGCCTGTCAGCGGGATCGACATGTACCCAATGGGAAATTTCAGTTTTCTGCCTGCCATATTTCTGGCTTTCGGAGTCCTGAAATACGATCTTTTTGACATGGGAGCCATGATTCGTCAGGGAACCAGCTATTTCATCCTGACCGGCGTTCTGACGCTTGTTTACATTTTTTTTATTTATCTCTTCAATGCCCTTTTCCTGGCCTCAGGAGGAGGGCATTCCCTTCTGCCGCCCTTCCTCATGGCCCTGCTGATCGTCCTTTTTTTCAATCCTCTCCGCGACCGGGTACAGAAGACCATCGATAATCTTTTCTATCGGGGTAAATACGATTACCAGAAACTCCTGGAGGAGATCAGCAGGGACATGGCTTCATTGCTTAAATTTGATCAGATTCGCGATCTGCTCCTGGAAAGAACTTCTTCCGTCCTGCAGTTATCCCGCGTCGATCTCCTCATGCTGAATGCGGCGGGTAATGGTTATTTTTATCAACATGCAGGCAATCTATGTGAAGAAATTTCGGAGGATGGGTTTGACAGAAATCACCCCATCGTCCATTTTCTCGAAATATGTCGGGAGCCCCTGGATAAAGCCGTAGTCCATCGGCAACTGCATTCCCTGCCTGAGCGCCAGACCGAGGTCATCACGCTGTTCGATCGTCTTCATGCCGTTCTGATAATTCCTCTTCTGTCCCGTAATCGGTTGTTGGGGGTTATGGCGCTTGGTCAGAGAAAATCGGGGGAGCTTTTTGTTGAGGAGGACCGGCAGCTTTTAATGACCATTGCCAATCAGAGTGTTACGGCCATGGAACATGCCTGGGCTTATGAAAAAATATCCATGATGAATCTCGAGCTGGAAAGAAAGGTTGAAGAAAGAACCGCTGATTTGAGGCGCGTCCTGGAAGAGAAAGAGAGGACACAGGTGCAACTCATCCGGTCGGAAAGTCTGGCAGCCATCGGGCAACTCGTTGCCGGGGCGGCCCATGAACTGAACAACCCGTTGAGCAGCGCCTACAGTTTGACGCAGACGACAGTGGAAACAATCGGATCGTGGGAGAACGTGAAGATCGAATTGCGCAATGAGGTGCTGGATGATCTTGATTTTTCACTCCGGGAGATGCGTCGTGCGCGCGACATCGTGCGGAGTCTTCTTGATTTGTCACGCCAGACCCAGAACTATATGGAATCAGTCAATCTTTCCGCTGTTATCGATAACGCCTTACGGGTCCTCCATAATCAATACAAAAAAGATCCGATTGTCATCGAAAGAAATTATGAAGAGGATCTGCCGAACGTGCAGGGAAATTTTGCCAACCTGGGGCAGGTTTTCATCAACATGATCAAGAATGCCATCGAGGCGCTTCCGGACCGGCGCGGAACCATTTCTCTGACCACCCGATATGACCGACTGGCGGACAAGGTCATTGTTCAGTGTCGCGACACGGGAGCGGGCATTTCTTCGGATCAGTTAAAGGAAATTTTCAACCCCTTTTTTACTACGAAACCCGTAGGAAAAGGGACCGGCTTGGGATTGTATATTTCTCATGAAATCATCAAAAAACACGAGGGCTCCATTCGGGTCGAGAGCGAGAAAGGGAAGGGGACCATATTTAATATCGAAATACCGCGAAACAGGGAGTGAAAATGAACTATCTGATGGTTGTGGATGATGAGGAGGGTGTCAGGCGATCTCTGCGCAAGGTGCTTGCAAAGGATGGTTATGAGGTGATCACGGCAGAAACCGGAGAAGAGGCCCTGAAAATCGTGGCAGACAGGAAGCATGATCTTGAAACGGTCATTTCTGATTTCAAGATGCCGGGCATGGACGGATTGCAGACCCTTGTCGAAATCGGCAGGATGAATTCGGAAATTACCCGGATTATGCTGACCGGTTACGCGACCATGGAAAGTGCCATTGCTGCCGTCAATGCAGGGATCGACGGTTTTTTGACAAAGCCTTTTGAGAATATTGAAATCCGGGCCAAGGTTCGTGAATACAACATAAAGAAACGGTTGAAATCCTTTGTTTCTGTGCAGATATTGAATGAACTTCAGAAGGGAAATCGTACGATCGCGCCACGAAGACAGAAGGTCAGCGTCCTCTTCAGTGATATTCGAGGGTTTTCTGAAATTGCGGAGAAAATGTCAGCGCAGGAACTTGCAGACATGATGAACGACAATTATTTCGAACCCTTGGACAACATCGTTTATGAATGCGACGGGACTCTGGATAAGCATATCGGCGACAGCATCATGGGGGTTTTTGGATCGCCGCTTTCCCATGATGATGATTCGTACCGTGCGGTGTCATGCGCTATCCGCATGAAAGAGACCATGAAAGCCGTGAATGAAAATCTGCCTGGAAATCGATATTTCAACATCGGCATCGGGATCAGCACCGGCGAGGCCATGGCGGGCATCTTCGGTTCTTCTCACAAAAAGGAATACACGGTTTTCGGTCCGACTGTCAACCTGGCTTCAAGGTTGGAGAAATTGGCTCAAGAGAATCAGATTTTGATCTGTGAAGAAACCTATCAGCAGGTGCGAGATCTCGTTTCTGCTGAACCTGTTTATTCATCAACTGAAATCAAAGGGATAGAACGAAAAATAAATATATACAGTGTCATTGATCATATAAAATAGAAATTTGTCTTGACAGCCGACAGGTTTCTGAGCTAAGTAGACCCTTCAATTTCATTTAATGCTGACGCGGGGTGGAGCAGTCCGGTAGCTCGTTGGGCTCATAACCCAAAGGTCAGAGGTTCGAATCCTCTCCCCGCTACCAAGAAAATCAAGGGGTTAACGAAAAGTCGTTAACCCTTTTTTTAAAGCTGAGCTTCTGTCGCAACCCCTTTTAAAAAAGCATCTCCCGCATCCGGAAAGGCCGATTTAACCCCTCCATAAAAGCAAAATTTTTAAATGTTTCTTGCCTGCGAAAATCAGGAATACCTGCTGTTTTATTCCCGAAGGAAATCAGGAAAACAAAAAGGCCTGTCCGAATGACAGGCCTTCTGTAACAGTGTGTTTAAATAAATGTGCTCTTTATCGCCGGGGAATGCGCTGGCTCGGCTCTATCGCTGCGAATGTGGAGAAGCCGTTTTCGCCTTGAACTAATCCCAAGTATTTGCCCAGATGATATGATCCTTGTTGACGATGGTCACCTGTTTGGATTTGTCCCCCGCTTCTTCGGAGAAAACCGTTATGAATTTATCCGTTCCTTGTTTCAGATATTCAGTCAACCTGCCGAAGGCATCGATGTTTGTTTTTCCCGTGATGACTGAACCGTCTGAAGTTTTAACGATGATGTTTTTGTAATTTACGACATAATTTCCGACCTGAGGCATAATCACTCCTTCTTTTAATGTATTTTTAAATTGGTCGTCGAGCTCAACCTTTCCCAAGGGCTCCTTCTTTAGCTCTTCCGGGGGTTCGTCCTGTCGTATTTCGGATTCTGTGTCTGAGATATCCGGGGGTGCTGTTTGAAGTCCTTCCTGATCGCTTTCTTCAGTTGGCAGGGACATATTCCGGGTTGCCTCTTCCCGGCTTTCCTGATTTATTTCTTCCGTGGGGGCGCTTTGCTGGATTTCGGAACTGCTTATGGAAATATCCTGAACTTCTTCTCCCCGGTTTTCCTGCTTGATTTCTCCGGATGGTGAGGACGGTTCCGGAGTCGTTTCTTCCCGGCTTTCCTGATTTATTTCTTCCGTGGGGGTGCTTTGCTGGATTTCGGGATCACCTGTTGAAATACCCTGAACTTCTTCTTCCCGGCTTTCCTGATTTAACTTCTCAGGGGAAGATAGGATATCGTGAAGGGCCTCTTCCAGGGACGCCTGATTTGTCTGATTTTTCTCTTCCGGAGGAATGCTTTGACGTTTGTCGCTCTCAGCCAGAAGAAGCTTCAATCTTTGAAGAAGATCCGAATTTTCTTTGCTGTTATCCTTTGCCATGTCAGGTTTCTATCACAGGATTGACATATAAATCAATTTATAAAATTTCCCCTTCTCCGGCGGTTCGATATCGGCGCTCGGAAACCGGGTCCTCATTATGAATCGTTGTGACTCAGGGCATGCCCGTTACTTTTTTAATTGGTTTAAATCATCAATCTGTTTGTCTGTTAAAATATCTTCCCAGAAAATTTCTCTTTTACAGCCATCGCAAAACGGCATGAATATTTCTTCAAAATTGTCCACGTTAACCTGTCCGCAAAAGAGGCAGGTCCATGAAACGTCGAATCTGCTGTCTGACATGTTGGTTATTCCTTTTCTAACTGTAAATTTTCGGATTCCATCACATATTTTTACGATCGATATCTGATCATGTTATCTTTTTGCTTTATAGAGGATACTTTACCTTTGCTCAAGAACTTTCTTCCGGTTATCTTAAAATTGATCAGTCATTCTGACGAATTGCTGGAAGTATGAGTCCGGTTGAGGTATAAATGCCGGTATATCAGGGTGCCAGGAAGTAAGATGTTGTCGGTTTAGTGAAAAGCGTCCCGTGCGGACTGCAGAGTGCAGGATTACATCAGGGGTTATGAAATGATTATCCAACAGAGCGGCCTTGAGGATCACAGGCCCTGGGGCTTTTTTGAAATTCTTTCCAATGCTCCAGACCATAAAGTCAAGCGGATCACCGTCTATCCCGGCCAGCGATTGAGTTATCAGCGCCATTTCAAGCGTTGCGAACACTGGTACATGATCAGCGGCCAGGCGGTTGTGACTCTGAACGACCAGGACATGGCGTTGACCTCGGGCCAGGCGGTCGATCTGCCGGTTCAGGCATGGCACCGCATCTGGAATCCTGGTTTGGAAAACACCGTATTTATTGAAGTTCAGACTGGCGAGTACTTTGGCGAGGATGATATCGAAAGGTTGGAAGACGACTACGGCCGGGTCTGAAACGCCTTCGTCATAACTTCATTTGACATGGGGTCCGGCCGCTTCATCCGGGAGTCGGCGGTCCTGGCCGGGACAATGTGTGTCGGGTCGCCTTTGAAAAAACCGATTATATCAAAGGGGGGTC is a window encoding:
- a CDS encoding sensor histidine kinase, which codes for MNTLLISYGAIVPPVLGFFVLTFIFLIAVLRAEKNQTNILFAGICFLGAIMNADVALVNLISDKILALQIDRWTYHLFVFSLPLYIRFVHSFLGIGHRKWIEGIAYLFSLSLLFFISSDLFIAGFHHYSFGTIAKAGPVFHVFSAGVGFTVFYCLVVLLKGLKSADDNHQKNRIKYLIGGMGITALVLALNILPVSGIDMYPMGNFSFLPAIFLAFGVLKYDLFDMGAMIRQGTSYFILTGVLTLVYIFFIYLFNALFLASGGGHSLLPPFLMALLIVLFFNPLRDRVQKTIDNLFYRGKYDYQKLLEEISRDMASLLKFDQIRDLLLERTSSVLQLSRVDLLMLNAAGNGYFYQHAGNLCEEISEDGFDRNHPIVHFLEICREPLDKAVVHRQLHSLPERQTEVITLFDRLHAVLIIPLLSRNRLLGVMALGQRKSGELFVEEDRQLLMTIANQSVTAMEHAWAYEKISMMNLELERKVEERTADLRRVLEEKERTQVQLIRSESLAAIGQLVAGAAHELNNPLSSAYSLTQTTVETIGSWENVKIELRNEVLDDLDFSLREMRRARDIVRSLLDLSRQTQNYMESVNLSAVIDNALRVLHNQYKKDPIVIERNYEEDLPNVQGNFANLGQVFINMIKNAIEALPDRRGTISLTTRYDRLADKVIVQCRDTGAGISSDQLKEIFNPFFTTKPVGKGTGLGLYISHEIIKKHEGSIRVESEKGKGTIFNIEIPRNRE
- a CDS encoding adenylate/guanylate cyclase domain-containing protein, whose protein sequence is MNYLMVVDDEEGVRRSLRKVLAKDGYEVITAETGEEALKIVADRKHDLETVISDFKMPGMDGLQTLVEIGRMNSEITRIMLTGYATMESAIAAVNAGIDGFLTKPFENIEIRAKVREYNIKKRLKSFVSVQILNELQKGNRTIAPRRQKVSVLFSDIRGFSEIAEKMSAQELADMMNDNYFEPLDNIVYECDGTLDKHIGDSIMGVFGSPLSHDDDSYRAVSCAIRMKETMKAVNENLPGNRYFNIGIGISTGEAMAGIFGSSHKKEYTVFGPTVNLASRLEKLAQENQILICEETYQQVRDLVSAEPVYSSTEIKGIERKINIYSVIDHIK
- a CDS encoding DUF6812 domain-containing protein, translating into MAKDNSKENSDLLQRLKLLLAESDKRQSIPPEEKNQTNQASLEEALHDILSSPEKLNQESREEEVQGISTGDPEIQQSTPTEEINQESREETTPEPSSPSGEIKQENRGEEVQDISISSSEIQQSAPTEEINQESREEATRNMSLPTEESDQEGLQTAPPDISDTESEIRQDEPPEELKKEPLGKVELDDQFKNTLKEGVIMPQVGNYVVNYKNIIVKTSDGSVITGKTNIDAFGRLTEYLKQGTDKFITVFSEEAGDKSKQVTIVNKDHIIWANTWD
- a CDS encoding phosphomannose isomerase type II C-terminal cupin domain — translated: MIIQQSGLEDHRPWGFFEILSNAPDHKVKRITVYPGQRLSYQRHFKRCEHWYMISGQAVVTLNDQDMALTSGQAVDLPVQAWHRIWNPGLENTVFIEVQTGEYFGEDDIERLEDDYGRV